Proteins encoded in a region of the Haloarcula sp. CBA1129 genome:
- a CDS encoding iron ABC transporter permease, with the protein MATETSSDPETTGWREQWSGWFDGSLFTLIVGSLAVVIGGGLVQVSFGSFSMSILDAWQAVFNPNVIFNAQAWEAFLLGAEVPEMNKRSFIVWNIRLPRVFVGALVGMNLAVSGAIFQAVTRNELASPFILGVSSGAGLMVLLTLVVFRGLAAFLPIIASIGGAIAFLIVYAIAWKNGTSPVRLVLAGVIVGTVFGSVQTALFFFADDIGVVQSAIAWTTGSLTGTDWEQVRMALPWTIVAMGLALISSRQLNMLLLGEKTASSLGMSVERVRFALSGVAVLAAAASIAVAGIVGFVGLIVPHMVRNIVGSDYKKLVIGCVFAGPALMVAADVGARLALNPVQIPVGIVTGLVGGPYFLYLMRKQDEMGEI; encoded by the coding sequence ATGGCGACCGAAACCTCATCCGATCCGGAGACGACCGGCTGGCGAGAGCAGTGGTCCGGCTGGTTCGACGGCTCGCTGTTCACCCTCATCGTTGGCAGTCTCGCCGTCGTCATCGGCGGCGGCCTCGTCCAAGTGAGCTTCGGTTCGTTCTCGATGAGTATCCTCGATGCCTGGCAGGCCGTCTTCAACCCGAACGTCATTTTCAACGCACAGGCCTGGGAGGCGTTCCTGCTCGGCGCGGAGGTACCCGAGATGAACAAGCGCAGTTTCATCGTCTGGAACATCCGCCTGCCGCGCGTGTTCGTTGGCGCGCTGGTTGGGATGAACCTCGCCGTTTCTGGCGCCATCTTCCAAGCGGTCACCCGGAACGAGCTCGCTAGCCCGTTCATCCTCGGCGTCTCCTCCGGTGCCGGCCTGATGGTCCTGCTGACGCTGGTCGTGTTCCGGGGTCTGGCGGCCTTCCTCCCGATTATCGCCTCCATTGGTGGTGCGATCGCGTTCCTGATCGTCTACGCCATCGCCTGGAAGAACGGTACCTCACCGGTCCGGCTCGTGCTGGCGGGCGTCATCGTCGGGACGGTGTTCGGCTCGGTACAGACGGCGCTGTTCTTCTTCGCCGACGATATCGGTGTCGTCCAGTCTGCTATCGCGTGGACCACCGGGTCTCTCACGGGGACCGACTGGGAGCAGGTGCGGATGGCACTCCCTTGGACCATCGTGGCGATGGGACTCGCGCTGATCAGCTCCCGACAGCTGAACATGCTTCTGCTCGGTGAAAAGACGGCCAGTTCGCTCGGAATGAGCGTCGAGAGGGTTCGCTTCGCGCTCTCGGGTGTCGCCGTCTTGGCGGCGGCTGCGAGCATTGCCGTCGCGGGTATCGTCGGCTTCGTCGGCCTGATCGTCCCGCACATGGTGCGCAACATCGTCGGCAGCGACTACAAGAAACTCGTCATCGGGTGCGTGTTCGCTGGCCCGGCGCTGATGGTCGCCGCCGACGTCGGCGCCCGGCTCGCGCTCAATCCCGTCCAGATCCCCGTCGGTATCGTCACGGGGCTGGTCGGCGGCCCGTACTTCCTCTACCTGATGCGCAAGCAGGACGAGATGGGTGAGATCTGA
- a CDS encoding ABC transporter transmembrane domain-containing protein, translating into MRGGAINFFAHGVMYAIHVAAYEKMQRLDMTFFDNKETGEIMSVLNNDTENLEIVFDNVLGDSVRIGVIVVGVMAALQRDATRTAAKH; encoded by the coding sequence GTGCGTGGTGGGGCGATCAACTTCTTCGCCCACGGTGTGATGTACGCGATCCACGTCGCCGCCTACGAGAAGATGCAGCGCCTCGACATGACCTTCTTCGACAACAAGGAGACTGGCGAGATCATGTCCGTCCTCAATAACGACACTGAAAATCTCGAGATCGTCTTCGACAACGTCCTCGGCGACAGCGTTCGGATCGGCGTGATTGTTGTCGGTGTCATGGCGGCACTCCAAAGGGATGCAACTCGAACTGCCGCCAAGCATTGA
- a CDS encoding tyrosine-type recombinase/integrase: MNRLPPEYDATPGDDPLEEAIDKRLVDIDSGRYRTNVASVLRKFAAWSRDQHGISSSQEIDDDVCRQYARDLARAESRDDISPETARRYFAYLRSFLTWAVYEGLIQTNPAKTNHAEDPLPTDETESDQQYWTTRDREAICATATARVDEAGESEGIDRTAAYRDQALVFLLAYSGARSAELVAVSDDQDRNGLRWRHVDLDAGTMQVFGKNRTRESAPILDDALDPLRRWKQRRDPDEDEAVFPRLDNAAKSLDPTPSITTQSARDILANLCDWSEYDFEEPLKPHGARRGLGREIYRENPQLAQDVLRHKSIETTHKGYAQEAAKRTRDEANDIIGSE; encoded by the coding sequence ATGAATCGTCTTCCGCCTGAGTACGACGCTACTCCCGGGGATGACCCCCTCGAAGAAGCCATCGACAAGCGGCTCGTCGATATCGACTCCGGACGCTATCGAACCAACGTCGCGAGCGTCCTCCGGAAATTCGCAGCATGGAGTCGCGACCAGCACGGAATCAGCAGCTCTCAGGAGATTGACGACGACGTCTGTCGACAGTACGCTCGTGACCTCGCCCGTGCCGAGAGTCGAGACGATATCTCCCCAGAGACAGCACGACGCTACTTCGCCTATCTGCGCTCGTTCCTCACTTGGGCTGTCTACGAGGGTCTGATCCAGACAAACCCGGCCAAGACCAACCACGCCGAAGACCCGCTTCCGACCGACGAGACAGAGAGTGACCAGCAGTACTGGACCACACGCGACCGAGAAGCCATCTGTGCGACTGCCACTGCTCGCGTCGATGAAGCCGGCGAGAGCGAGGGTATCGACCGCACGGCAGCCTACCGCGATCAAGCACTTGTCTTCCTCCTCGCCTATTCTGGGGCTCGCAGCGCGGAACTCGTCGCCGTCTCCGACGATCAAGACCGCAACGGCCTTCGGTGGCGGCACGTCGATCTCGACGCTGGCACGATGCAGGTGTTCGGCAAGAATCGCACTCGTGAGTCTGCGCCGATCCTCGACGACGCTCTTGATCCACTCCGGCGCTGGAAACAACGCCGGGACCCAGATGAGGACGAGGCTGTGTTCCCCAGACTCGACAACGCTGCGAAATCACTTGACCCGACGCCGTCAATCACAACCCAGTCGGCTCGGGATATCCTCGCTAACCTCTGTGACTGGTCAGAGTATGACTTCGAGGAACCCCTGAAGCCCCACGGCGCTCGCCGTGGCCTCGGACGAGAAATCTATCGCGAAAATCCACAACTAGCCCAAGATGTACTCCGTCACAAGTCAATCGAGACGACACACAAGGGCTACGCTCAGGAAGCTGCGAAACGCACTCGCGATGAAGCGAACGATATCATCGGCAGTGAGTAA